The Falco naumanni isolate bFalNau1 chromosome 1, bFalNau1.pat, whole genome shotgun sequence genome window below encodes:
- the LOC121082137 gene encoding histone H3.3A, with amino-acid sequence MARTKQTARKSTGGKAPRKQLATKAARKSAPSTGGVKKPHRYRPGTVALREIRRYQKSTELLIRKLPFQRLVREIAQDFKTDLRFQSAAIGALQEASEAYLVGLFEDTNLCAIHAKRVTIMPKDIQLARRIRGERA; translated from the exons ATGGCCCGTACAAAGCAGACCGCCCGCAAGTCCACCGGGGGGAAGGCTCCGCGCAAGCAGCTGGCCACGAAGGCGGCCCGAAAAAGCGCCCCCTCTACCGGCGGCGTCAAGAAGCCTCACCGCTACAG GCCGGGCACCGTCGCCCTCCGTGAGATCCGCCGCTACCAGAAGTCTACGGAGCTGCTGATCCGCAAACTGCCCTTCCAGCGGCTGGTCAGGGAAATCGCCCAAGACTTCAAAACAGACTTGAGGTTCCAGAGTGCAGCCATCGGTGCGCTGCAG GAGGCCAGCGAAGCATATCTGGTGGGTCTGTTTGAAGATACAAACCTGTGTGCCATCCATGCCAAGAGAGTCACCATCATGCCCAAAGATATCCAGTTGGCTCGCAGGATACGGGGGGAGAGGGCTTAA
- the LOC121082090 gene encoding uncharacterized protein LOC121082090 isoform X3 — protein MARKEPLLSALKGGVLRLREGGGPCTDTSPHLASLCQLLESILRKGLQQPAWGFRRRDYWHWLEQLPTGTSGGRPTPLSASIQQAGSCQGVRTAQGRGRHFLRLALQRKVLAAAVQQLAQTPRLLEFYDPVSSILGNEDLLEPFLSLLLVMTEMDFSLDLQNCSFLDESWLLPVCITYETVPCRALGMVLRYVDGRVFVTEVLPESQAEVDEVVLAGDILDEINGCSLRNAYNGQAGAMLQKLKGQPLSFRLLRWRWHDGEVYEPLLPYLKVLKEKEPQFQLQRSPRHRGEGEPWGLHGGRLLYNLRYLGQTSVGKCGGKEVLDRAIPAVLERHAAAREVLFDVKEAEVLIREKPSSKLLCRYPYPTISCVGRCMDSSNVFAFCVAASPESPDRSTFDCLVFASSSEQECEEIIRRIAAGFKHTEWFV, from the exons ATGGCCAGGAAGGAGCCGCTGCTGAGCGCCCTTAAAG GCGGGGTGCTGCGGCTGCGGGAGGGCGGGGGGCCCTGCACCGACACCTCGCCGCACCTCGcctccctctgccagctgctggagagcaTCCTGCGCAAGGGGCTCCAAC AGCCAGCCTGGGGCTTCAGGAGACGGGATTACTGGCACTGGCTGGAGCAGCTTCCCACAGGAACCAGCGGCGG caggcCGACCCCTCTCTCCGCCAGCATCCAGCAAGCGGGCAGCTGCCAGGGGGTGCGGACGGCGCAGGGTCGCGGGCGGCACTTTCTGCGTTTGGCCCTGCAGAGGAAGGTGCTGGCGGCGGCCGTACAGCAGCTGGCGCAGACCCCTCGGCTCCTGGAG TTTTACGATCCGGTGAGCTCCATCCTGGGCAATGAAGACCTTCTGG agcccttcCTCTCGCTGCTGCTGGTGATGACAGAGATGGATTTCTCTCTGGACCTGCAG aactgcagcttCTTGGATGAAAGCTGGCTGCTGCCG GTGTGCATCACTTATGAGACGGTCCCGTGCCGAGCACTGGGAATGGTGCTAAG GTATGTGGATGGCCGCGTCTTTGTCACCGAGGTGCTCCCTGAAAGCCAGGCAGAGGTGGATGAGGTGGTGCTCGCCGGTGACATCCTCGACGAGATCAATGGCTGCTCTTTGAGAAACGCCTACAACGGGCAG gCCGGGGCCatgctgcagaagctgaagggaCAGCCGCTCAGCTTCCGCCTGCTGCGATGGCGGTGGCACGACGGGGAGGTCTACGAGCCGCTGCTGCCCTACCTGAAGGTCCTGAAGGAGAAGGAGCCCCAATTCCAGCTCCAACGCAGCCCCCGGCACAGGGGCGAGGGGGAGCCATGGGGGCTGCATGGGGGCAG GCTGCTTTACAACCTGCGCTACCTGGGCCAGACCAGCGTTGGGAAG TGCGGTGGCAAAGAGGTGCTGGACCGGGCCATCCCCGCCGTGCTGGAGAGGCATGCGGCAGCGCGG GAGGTTTTATTTGATGTGAAGGAAGCAGAAGTGCTCATACGGGAGAAACCTTCTTCCAAG ctcctgtgCCGCTACCCCTACCCCACCATCTCCTGCGTGGGACGCTGCATGGACAGCAGCAACGTATTCGCCTTCTGCGTGGC TGCTTCCCCGGAGAGCCCTGACAGGAGCACGTTCGACTGCCTGGTGTTTGCATCGAGTTCGGAGCAAGAATGCGAGGAAATCATCAGGAGAATCG ctgcaggattCAAGCACACGGAGTGGTTTGTCTGA
- the LOC121082090 gene encoding uncharacterized protein LOC121082090 isoform X2, translating to MARKEPLLSALKGGVLRLREGGGPCTDTSPHLASLCQLLESILRKGLQQPAWGFRRRDYWHWLEQLPTGTSGGPTPLSASIQQAGSCQGVRTAQGRGRHFLRLALQRKVLAAAVQQLAQTPRLLEFYDPVSSILGNEDLLEPFLSLLLVMTEMDFSLDLQNCSFLDESWLLPVCITYETVPCRALGMVLRYVDGRVFVTEVLPESQAEVDEVVLAGDILDEINGCSLRNAYNGQAGAMLQKLKGQPLSFRLLRWRWHDGEVYEPLLPYLKVLKEKEPQFQLQRSPRHRGEGEPWGLHGGRRRMSRGSLLWCPPALFSPGCFTTCATWARPALGSAVAKRCWTGPSPPCWRGMRQRGVLWKQSSAAVVMGPLPPPSPIQEVLFDVKEAEVLIREKPSSKLLCRYPYPTISCVGRCMDSSNVFAFCVAASPESPDRSTFDCLVFASSSEQECEEIIRRIAAGFKHTEWFV from the exons ATGGCCAGGAAGGAGCCGCTGCTGAGCGCCCTTAAAG GCGGGGTGCTGCGGCTGCGGGAGGGCGGGGGGCCCTGCACCGACACCTCGCCGCACCTCGcctccctctgccagctgctggagagcaTCCTGCGCAAGGGGCTCCAAC AGCCAGCCTGGGGCTTCAGGAGACGGGATTACTGGCACTGGCTGGAGCAGCTTCCCACAGGAACCAGCGGCGG gcCGACCCCTCTCTCCGCCAGCATCCAGCAAGCGGGCAGCTGCCAGGGGGTGCGGACGGCGCAGGGTCGCGGGCGGCACTTTCTGCGTTTGGCCCTGCAGAGGAAGGTGCTGGCGGCGGCCGTACAGCAGCTGGCGCAGACCCCTCGGCTCCTGGAG TTTTACGATCCGGTGAGCTCCATCCTGGGCAATGAAGACCTTCTGG agcccttcCTCTCGCTGCTGCTGGTGATGACAGAGATGGATTTCTCTCTGGACCTGCAG aactgcagcttCTTGGATGAAAGCTGGCTGCTGCCG GTGTGCATCACTTATGAGACGGTCCCGTGCCGAGCACTGGGAATGGTGCTAAG GTATGTGGATGGCCGCGTCTTTGTCACCGAGGTGCTCCCTGAAAGCCAGGCAGAGGTGGATGAGGTGGTGCTCGCCGGTGACATCCTCGACGAGATCAATGGCTGCTCTTTGAGAAACGCCTACAACGGGCAG gCCGGGGCCatgctgcagaagctgaagggaCAGCCGCTCAGCTTCCGCCTGCTGCGATGGCGGTGGCACGACGGGGAGGTCTACGAGCCGCTGCTGCCCTACCTGAAGGTCCTGAAGGAGAAGGAGCCCCAATTCCAGCTCCAACGCAGCCCCCGGCACAGGGGCGAGGGGGAGCCATGGGGGCTGCATGGGGGCAG gaggaggatgagcAGGGGGTCCTTGCtctggtgccccccagccctttTCTCCCCAGGCTGCTTTACAACCTGCGCTACCTGGGCCAGACCAGCGTTGGGAAG TGCGGTGGCAAAGAGGTGCTGGACCGGGCCATCCCCGCCGTGCTGGAGAGGCATGCGGCAGCGCGG TGTCTTATGgaagcagagctcagctgctgtggtgatggggcctcttcctcctccatcccccATTCAGGAGGTTTTATTTGATGTGAAGGAAGCAGAAGTGCTCATACGGGAGAAACCTTCTTCCAAG ctcctgtgCCGCTACCCCTACCCCACCATCTCCTGCGTGGGACGCTGCATGGACAGCAGCAACGTATTCGCCTTCTGCGTGGC TGCTTCCCCGGAGAGCCCTGACAGGAGCACGTTCGACTGCCTGGTGTTTGCATCGAGTTCGGAGCAAGAATGCGAGGAAATCATCAGGAGAATCG ctgcaggattCAAGCACACGGAGTGGTTTGTCTGA
- the GALK1 gene encoding galactokinase: MAQTVAEPGWAPLVAAARREHGAALGARAVLAAWAPGRVNLIGEHTDYNGGFVLPMALPLGTVLVGSPTQDGTISILTTSAEADEPHRVQFPTPRSGSPLSPGQPRWANYIKGVIQHYRGGPVPGFSAVIASDIPLGGGLSSSAALEVATYTFLQQLCPDDGDLVAKALACQKAEHTFAGMPCGIMDQFVSVMGKEGHALLIDCRSLETTLVPLTDVSLAVLITNSNVRHTLTGSEYPTRRRQCEEAAAALGKASLRDATMAELEAARSRLGEEVYRRARHVIGEIARTVQAAQALQDRDYRMFGRLMVESHNSLRDDYEVSCPELDELVAAALEVDGVYGSRMTGGGFGGCTVTLLEAGAAERAQHHIQERFSGTATFYLTKPSGGATVLPL, encoded by the exons ATGGCGCAGACGGTGGCGGAGCCCGGGTGGGCCCCGTTGGTGGCGGCCGCCCGGCGGGAGCACGGGGCGGCGCTCGGGGCGCGGGCGGTGCTGGCGGCCTGGGCCCCCGGCCGGGTCAACCTCATCGGCGAGCACACCGACTACAACGGCGGCTTCGTGCTGCCCATG gccCTGCCGCTGGGGACGGTGCTGGTGGGATCCCCCACGCAGGACGGGACCATCTCCATCCTCACCACCTCGGCGGAGGCAGACGAGCCCCACAGGGTGCAGTTCCCGACCCCACGCTCAGGCAGCCCTCTGAGCCCGGGGCAGCCTCGCTGGGCCAACTACATCAAGGGTGTCATCCAGCACTACCGGG GTGGTCCTGTGCCAGGCTTCAGCGCCGTGATAGCCAGTGACATCCCCCTGGGCGGGGGCCTCTCCAGCTCGGCCGCTCTGGAGGTGGCTACTTAcaccttcctccagcagctctgtcctg ATGACGGAGATTTGGTAGCCAAGGCACTGGCATGCCAGAAAGCGGAACACACGTTTGCTGGCATGCCCTGCGGGATCATGGACCAGTTCGTATCTGTGATGGGCAAGGAAGGCCACGCGCTGCTCATTGACTGCAG GTCCCTGGAGACCACCCTTGTGCCACTGACCGATGTCAGCCTGGCCGTCCTCATCACGAACTCCAACGTGCGGCACACGCTGACGGGCAGCGAGTACCCCACGCGCCGGCGGCAGTGCGAGGAGGCGGCAGCGGCGCTCGGCAAAGCCAGCCTTCGAGATGCTACCATGGCCGAGCTGGAAG CGGCCAGGAGCCGGCTGGGCGAGGAGGTGTACCGGCGGGCCAGGCATGTCATTGGCGAGATAGCACGGACGGTCCAGGCAGCACAAGCGCTGCAGGACAGGGACTACAGGATGTTTGGGAGACTGATGGTGGAGAGTCACAACTCGCTCAG GGACGACTACGAAGTGAGCTGCCCGGAGCTGGACGAGCTGGTAGCGGCAGCCCTGGAGGTCGATGGGGTTTATGGCAGCAGGATGACCGGGGGAGGCTTTGGAGGCTGCACGGTGAcgctgctggaggctggggctgcagagagAGCCCAACACCACATCCAG GAGAGATTCAGCGGTACAGCCACCTTCTACCTCACCAAACCCTCCGGAGGGGCAACGGTGCTGCCCCTGTAG
- the LOC121082090 gene encoding uncharacterized protein LOC121082090 isoform X4 produces the protein MARKEPLLSALKGGVLRLREGGGPCTDTSPHLASLCQLLESILRKGLQQPAWGFRRRDYWHWLEQLPTGTSGGRPTPLSASIQQAGSCQGVRTAQGRGRHFLRLALQRKVLAAAVQQLAQTPRLLEFYDPVSSILGNEDLLEPFLSLLLVMTEMDFSLDLQNCSFLDESWLLPVCITYETVPCRALGMVLRYVDGRVFVTEVLPESQAEVDEVVLAGDILDEINGCSLRNAYNGQAGAMLQKLKGQPLSFRLLRWRWHDGEVYEPLLPYLKVLKEKEPQFQLQRSPRHRGEGEPWGLHGGRLLYNLRYLGQTSVGKCGGKEVLDRAIPAVLERHAAARCLMEAELSCCGDGASSSSIPHSGGFI, from the exons ATGGCCAGGAAGGAGCCGCTGCTGAGCGCCCTTAAAG GCGGGGTGCTGCGGCTGCGGGAGGGCGGGGGGCCCTGCACCGACACCTCGCCGCACCTCGcctccctctgccagctgctggagagcaTCCTGCGCAAGGGGCTCCAAC AGCCAGCCTGGGGCTTCAGGAGACGGGATTACTGGCACTGGCTGGAGCAGCTTCCCACAGGAACCAGCGGCGG caggcCGACCCCTCTCTCCGCCAGCATCCAGCAAGCGGGCAGCTGCCAGGGGGTGCGGACGGCGCAGGGTCGCGGGCGGCACTTTCTGCGTTTGGCCCTGCAGAGGAAGGTGCTGGCGGCGGCCGTACAGCAGCTGGCGCAGACCCCTCGGCTCCTGGAG TTTTACGATCCGGTGAGCTCCATCCTGGGCAATGAAGACCTTCTGG agcccttcCTCTCGCTGCTGCTGGTGATGACAGAGATGGATTTCTCTCTGGACCTGCAG aactgcagcttCTTGGATGAAAGCTGGCTGCTGCCG GTGTGCATCACTTATGAGACGGTCCCGTGCCGAGCACTGGGAATGGTGCTAAG GTATGTGGATGGCCGCGTCTTTGTCACCGAGGTGCTCCCTGAAAGCCAGGCAGAGGTGGATGAGGTGGTGCTCGCCGGTGACATCCTCGACGAGATCAATGGCTGCTCTTTGAGAAACGCCTACAACGGGCAG gCCGGGGCCatgctgcagaagctgaagggaCAGCCGCTCAGCTTCCGCCTGCTGCGATGGCGGTGGCACGACGGGGAGGTCTACGAGCCGCTGCTGCCCTACCTGAAGGTCCTGAAGGAGAAGGAGCCCCAATTCCAGCTCCAACGCAGCCCCCGGCACAGGGGCGAGGGGGAGCCATGGGGGCTGCATGGGGGCAG GCTGCTTTACAACCTGCGCTACCTGGGCCAGACCAGCGTTGGGAAG TGCGGTGGCAAAGAGGTGCTGGACCGGGCCATCCCCGCCGTGCTGGAGAGGCATGCGGCAGCGCGG TGTCTTATGgaagcagagctcagctgctgtggtgatggggcctcttcctcctccatcccccATTCAGGAGGTTTTATTTGA
- the LOC121082090 gene encoding uncharacterized protein LOC121082090 isoform X5, whose protein sequence is MARKEPLLSALKGGVLRLREGGGPCTDTSPHLASLCQLLESILRKGLQQPAWGFRRRDYWHWLEQLPTGTSGGRPTPLSASIQQAGSCQGVRTAQGRGRHFLRLALQRKVLAAAVQQLAQTPRLLEFYDPVSSILGNEDLLEPFLSLLLVMTEMDFSLDLQNCSFLDESWLLPVCITYETVPCRALGMVLRYVDGRVFVTEVLPESQAEVDEVVLAGDILDEINGCSLRNAYNGQAGAMLQKLKGQPLSFRLLRWRWHDGEVYEPLLPYLKVLKEKEPQFQLQRSPRHRGEGEPWGLHGGRRRMSRGSLLWCPPALFSPGCFTTCATWARPALGSAVAKRCWTGPSPPCWRGMRQRGRFYLM, encoded by the exons ATGGCCAGGAAGGAGCCGCTGCTGAGCGCCCTTAAAG GCGGGGTGCTGCGGCTGCGGGAGGGCGGGGGGCCCTGCACCGACACCTCGCCGCACCTCGcctccctctgccagctgctggagagcaTCCTGCGCAAGGGGCTCCAAC AGCCAGCCTGGGGCTTCAGGAGACGGGATTACTGGCACTGGCTGGAGCAGCTTCCCACAGGAACCAGCGGCGG caggcCGACCCCTCTCTCCGCCAGCATCCAGCAAGCGGGCAGCTGCCAGGGGGTGCGGACGGCGCAGGGTCGCGGGCGGCACTTTCTGCGTTTGGCCCTGCAGAGGAAGGTGCTGGCGGCGGCCGTACAGCAGCTGGCGCAGACCCCTCGGCTCCTGGAG TTTTACGATCCGGTGAGCTCCATCCTGGGCAATGAAGACCTTCTGG agcccttcCTCTCGCTGCTGCTGGTGATGACAGAGATGGATTTCTCTCTGGACCTGCAG aactgcagcttCTTGGATGAAAGCTGGCTGCTGCCG GTGTGCATCACTTATGAGACGGTCCCGTGCCGAGCACTGGGAATGGTGCTAAG GTATGTGGATGGCCGCGTCTTTGTCACCGAGGTGCTCCCTGAAAGCCAGGCAGAGGTGGATGAGGTGGTGCTCGCCGGTGACATCCTCGACGAGATCAATGGCTGCTCTTTGAGAAACGCCTACAACGGGCAG gCCGGGGCCatgctgcagaagctgaagggaCAGCCGCTCAGCTTCCGCCTGCTGCGATGGCGGTGGCACGACGGGGAGGTCTACGAGCCGCTGCTGCCCTACCTGAAGGTCCTGAAGGAGAAGGAGCCCCAATTCCAGCTCCAACGCAGCCCCCGGCACAGGGGCGAGGGGGAGCCATGGGGGCTGCATGGGGGCAG gaggaggatgagcAGGGGGTCCTTGCtctggtgccccccagccctttTCTCCCCAGGCTGCTTTACAACCTGCGCTACCTGGGCCAGACCAGCGTTGGGAAG TGCGGTGGCAAAGAGGTGCTGGACCGGGCCATCCCCGCCGTGCTGGAGAGGCATGCGGCAGCGCGG GAGGTTTTATTTGATGTGA
- the LOC121082090 gene encoding uncharacterized protein LOC121082090 isoform X1 has translation MARKEPLLSALKGGVLRLREGGGPCTDTSPHLASLCQLLESILRKGLQQPAWGFRRRDYWHWLEQLPTGTSGGRPTPLSASIQQAGSCQGVRTAQGRGRHFLRLALQRKVLAAAVQQLAQTPRLLEFYDPVSSILGNEDLLEPFLSLLLVMTEMDFSLDLQNCSFLDESWLLPVCITYETVPCRALGMVLRYVDGRVFVTEVLPESQAEVDEVVLAGDILDEINGCSLRNAYNGQAGAMLQKLKGQPLSFRLLRWRWHDGEVYEPLLPYLKVLKEKEPQFQLQRSPRHRGEGEPWGLHGGRRRMSRGSLLWCPPALFSPGCFTTCATWARPALGSAVAKRCWTGPSPPCWRGMRQRGVLWKQSSAAVVMGPLPPPSPIQEVLFDVKEAEVLIREKPSSKLLCRYPYPTISCVGRCMDSSNVFAFCVAASPESPDRSTFDCLVFASSSEQECEEIIRRIAAGFKHTEWFV, from the exons ATGGCCAGGAAGGAGCCGCTGCTGAGCGCCCTTAAAG GCGGGGTGCTGCGGCTGCGGGAGGGCGGGGGGCCCTGCACCGACACCTCGCCGCACCTCGcctccctctgccagctgctggagagcaTCCTGCGCAAGGGGCTCCAAC AGCCAGCCTGGGGCTTCAGGAGACGGGATTACTGGCACTGGCTGGAGCAGCTTCCCACAGGAACCAGCGGCGG caggcCGACCCCTCTCTCCGCCAGCATCCAGCAAGCGGGCAGCTGCCAGGGGGTGCGGACGGCGCAGGGTCGCGGGCGGCACTTTCTGCGTTTGGCCCTGCAGAGGAAGGTGCTGGCGGCGGCCGTACAGCAGCTGGCGCAGACCCCTCGGCTCCTGGAG TTTTACGATCCGGTGAGCTCCATCCTGGGCAATGAAGACCTTCTGG agcccttcCTCTCGCTGCTGCTGGTGATGACAGAGATGGATTTCTCTCTGGACCTGCAG aactgcagcttCTTGGATGAAAGCTGGCTGCTGCCG GTGTGCATCACTTATGAGACGGTCCCGTGCCGAGCACTGGGAATGGTGCTAAG GTATGTGGATGGCCGCGTCTTTGTCACCGAGGTGCTCCCTGAAAGCCAGGCAGAGGTGGATGAGGTGGTGCTCGCCGGTGACATCCTCGACGAGATCAATGGCTGCTCTTTGAGAAACGCCTACAACGGGCAG gCCGGGGCCatgctgcagaagctgaagggaCAGCCGCTCAGCTTCCGCCTGCTGCGATGGCGGTGGCACGACGGGGAGGTCTACGAGCCGCTGCTGCCCTACCTGAAGGTCCTGAAGGAGAAGGAGCCCCAATTCCAGCTCCAACGCAGCCCCCGGCACAGGGGCGAGGGGGAGCCATGGGGGCTGCATGGGGGCAG gaggaggatgagcAGGGGGTCCTTGCtctggtgccccccagccctttTCTCCCCAGGCTGCTTTACAACCTGCGCTACCTGGGCCAGACCAGCGTTGGGAAG TGCGGTGGCAAAGAGGTGCTGGACCGGGCCATCCCCGCCGTGCTGGAGAGGCATGCGGCAGCGCGG TGTCTTATGgaagcagagctcagctgctgtggtgatggggcctcttcctcctccatcccccATTCAGGAGGTTTTATTTGATGTGAAGGAAGCAGAAGTGCTCATACGGGAGAAACCTTCTTCCAAG ctcctgtgCCGCTACCCCTACCCCACCATCTCCTGCGTGGGACGCTGCATGGACAGCAGCAACGTATTCGCCTTCTGCGTGGC TGCTTCCCCGGAGAGCCCTGACAGGAGCACGTTCGACTGCCTGGTGTTTGCATCGAGTTCGGAGCAAGAATGCGAGGAAATCATCAGGAGAATCG ctgcaggattCAAGCACACGGAGTGGTTTGTCTGA